The following are encoded in a window of Thalassotalea insulae genomic DNA:
- a CDS encoding substrate-binding periplasmic protein: protein MKKSLLLLCSLVAFFVNAQTEVNLVTELYPPFQQMNKRGEVTGVATNLVKKLFNQAGLTPNITVYPWARALREFRRSPNTLLFSMLQLPSRAKQYKWLVPLCTITMSFYHHANRNDITINKLIDVKNYRIGVERAQGNKEYLIAQGFEDNLIEVNNNEQLRKMMLFDRIDLVLISDAYATTIAKTDDIKLSKAFTVNSLEQQLYLVGNQALSKTIEQNILNAYQLLSKNNQFQCHY from the coding sequence ATGAAAAAAAGCCTTCTATTACTCTGCTCTCTCGTAGCTTTTTTTGTCAACGCTCAAACAGAGGTAAACCTTGTTACTGAGCTTTACCCGCCATTTCAACAAATGAACAAACGTGGGGAAGTAACAGGAGTTGCAACAAATTTAGTCAAAAAACTATTTAATCAAGCAGGACTAACACCCAATATAACAGTCTATCCTTGGGCCAGAGCACTAAGAGAATTTCGACGTTCACCGAACACATTATTATTTTCAATGCTGCAACTACCTTCTAGAGCTAAGCAATATAAATGGCTAGTCCCCTTATGCACAATCACTATGTCGTTTTATCATCACGCGAATCGAAACGATATCACGATCAATAAGCTGATAGATGTCAAAAACTACCGTATAGGAGTAGAACGAGCACAAGGAAATAAAGAGTATTTGATTGCCCAAGGATTTGAAGACAATCTAATTGAAGTCAACAATAATGAACAGTTAAGAAAGATGATGCTATTTGATCGCATTGATTTAGTGCTCATTTCCGATGCGTACGCAACCACTATTGCAAAGACGGATGATATAAAATTATCAAAAGCGTTTACGGTAAATTCGCTGGAACAGCAACTATATTTAGTTGGCAACCAAGCGTTATCTAAAACAATTGAACAGAATATTTTGAATGCTTACCAGTTACTTAGCAAAAACAATCAATTTCAATGCCACTACTAA
- a CDS encoding LysR substrate-binding domain-containing protein, with product MRLPPLKSLQVFLAAAQQQSFKCAAEQLHVTQAAVSQQIRLLERFFDTPLFDRENNQTRLNAKGQLLFPYIEKAFEQMTLGVNAVISEPNPFSLRISALHSVTSLLLVPKISDFQQQNPDLNVQFSPNNKLDLFQGDGVDIAIRRGLGQYPGLESHKLIDDAIVLVASPLLLSTIKQELNAIFSLPLLEDISSDIQEAITACCSTFGINKAQLHIKLSTTDALPIVQQALAGQGIAFVSKVLVKQYIKQGQLVNVLDYAYDNPRTLYLVAPPHHFLWPKVKRFEKWLRAAFAAL from the coding sequence ATGCGTTTACCACCTCTTAAATCATTACAAGTCTTTCTTGCGGCTGCGCAGCAGCAAAGCTTTAAGTGTGCTGCCGAGCAACTCCATGTCACTCAGGCGGCGGTTAGTCAACAGATACGATTATTGGAGCGCTTTTTTGATACGCCATTATTTGACCGAGAAAATAATCAGACTCGGCTAAACGCTAAAGGCCAGCTGTTGTTTCCGTATATTGAAAAAGCTTTTGAACAAATGACACTAGGGGTCAATGCAGTGATTAGCGAGCCGAACCCATTTTCACTGCGTATCAGTGCGTTACATTCAGTGACTTCGCTATTATTAGTGCCGAAGATCAGCGATTTTCAACAACAAAATCCCGACCTTAATGTTCAGTTTTCGCCTAACAATAAATTAGATTTGTTTCAGGGGGATGGTGTTGATATTGCAATTCGTCGAGGACTGGGACAGTATCCCGGATTAGAAAGCCATAAATTGATTGATGATGCAATCGTGTTGGTTGCCAGCCCGTTACTACTTAGCACGATTAAGCAGGAGTTAAACGCTATTTTTTCTTTACCTTTGCTTGAAGATATCAGTAGTGATATTCAAGAAGCAATAACCGCCTGCTGCTCAACATTTGGCATAAATAAAGCCCAATTGCATATCAAGTTAAGTACTACGGATGCATTACCAATAGTTCAGCAAGCATTAGCTGGTCAGGGAATTGCTTTTGTGAGTAAGGTATTGGTTAAGCAGTATATTAAGCAGGGGCAGTTAGTTAATGTACTGGATTATGCATATGATAATCCTAGAACCTTATATTTAGTCGCTCCTCCCCATCATTTTCTGTGGCCTAAAGTTAAACGGTTTGAAAAGTGGTTACGGGCTGCTTTTGCTGCTCTTTAG
- a CDS encoding aminoacyl-tRNA deacylase, producing the protein MTISTRLDDYLHQQNIPFNVVPHPHSNSSIGTAINAQVPLNQIAKAVILLDHEDRKLMAVLPASNRISLSKLNDELMASYHLVKEEYIAEMFDDCDFGAIPPVGQAYNMSVVYDDKLEELDHVYIEAGDHESLIKLSKADFFRMMELARHARFSREVYH; encoded by the coding sequence ATGACTATTTCAACTCGACTCGACGATTATCTACACCAACAAAACATTCCGTTTAATGTGGTCCCCCATCCTCACAGCAATAGCTCCATTGGCACTGCCATCAATGCTCAGGTGCCACTCAATCAAATCGCTAAAGCTGTTATTTTATTGGATCACGAAGACAGAAAATTGATGGCGGTATTACCAGCCAGTAACAGAATATCGCTTTCCAAACTCAATGATGAATTGATGGCAAGCTACCATTTAGTGAAAGAAGAATATATCGCCGAGATGTTTGACGATTGTGATTTTGGTGCTATTCCGCCTGTGGGCCAAGCCTATAATATGAGTGTGGTTTACGATGATAAACTGGAAGAATTAGACCACGTATATATTGAAGCGGGTGATCATGAATCATTGATCAAGCTATCAAAGGCTGATTTTTTCCGTATGATGGAATTAGCCCGACATGCCCGTTTCAGTCGCGAGGTTTACCACTAG
- a CDS encoding substrate-binding periplasmic protein codes for MWLSMNYGICFISLFIFSTVVRAVPVNKESFEQYLPVQIYSEIWPPFQVKDKQGKLTGLATDHVKSAFEQADVPYHILPMRWARALNFIKLKPNALIYSISRTPERESRFHWIAKLGRVNVKLLSLKESNEVISHPSQLTNYVIALKRAEASLDYFLGLGLEPGKHIIFVNNSEQALKLLDIGRVDFYPISAETLQSSLDIIGYSSSKFKYVYYFKALSFDIYIAANKDSDLAFISYINDLFDKCALCNAADASDILRNLN; via the coding sequence ATGTGGCTTTCTATGAACTATGGCATTTGCTTCATTAGCCTTTTTATCTTTAGTACTGTGGTAAGGGCAGTGCCGGTAAATAAAGAATCTTTTGAACAATATTTACCGGTTCAGATTTATTCTGAAATTTGGCCGCCGTTTCAAGTAAAGGATAAGCAAGGCAAGCTAACTGGCTTAGCAACAGACCATGTGAAATCTGCGTTTGAACAGGCTGATGTGCCTTATCATATCTTACCGATGCGCTGGGCAAGGGCGCTTAATTTCATCAAACTAAAACCGAATGCGTTGATTTATTCTATTTCACGGACCCCGGAGCGGGAAAGTCGTTTTCATTGGATCGCTAAATTAGGTCGAGTGAATGTTAAATTACTTAGTTTAAAAGAAAGTAATGAAGTTATTAGCCATCCCAGTCAGTTAACAAATTATGTTATTGCACTTAAACGTGCAGAAGCGAGTTTGGATTATTTCTTAGGATTAGGACTTGAGCCTGGCAAGCATATAATATTTGTCAATAACTCTGAGCAGGCGCTGAAATTATTAGATATTGGTCGTGTAGACTTTTATCCTATCTCAGCTGAGACTTTACAGTCGTCATTAGATATTATCGGTTACTCTTCATCTAAATTTAAGTATGTCTATTATTTTAAAGCATTATCTTTTGATATTTACATTGCCGCCAATAAAGACAGTGATTTGGCATTTATTAGCTATATTAATGATTTATTTGATAAATGCGCCTTATGTAATGCGGCTGACGCTTCCGACATTTTAAGAAACTTAAATTGA
- a CDS encoding substrate-binding periplasmic protein, translated as MFRYLFYFFFIYYCCIPSLFAASSNNLRIVTEHFPPLQILDKEPQSLRGMAVDVMEKLLSITKTKGKIEVLPWARAYELALTRPNTLIFTIIRTEEREPHFKWVGSIAPIGFNYIWTLKTRTDVKITNWQEAQKYHAVAQRNGAQSIKLASQGFEELKNLYLITNYGQGIQMVLNGRADFFLGSDFLAGLFLRHLNISKDLFTKSLPHSYDESLNIAFNKQTPDHLVNDFKKALAQIKKDGTLQKIVDKWTN; from the coding sequence TTGTTTAGGTACCTTTTTTACTTCTTTTTTATCTATTATTGCTGCATTCCTTCGCTATTTGCCGCTTCTAGCAATAATTTACGTATAGTTACCGAACACTTTCCACCACTGCAAATTTTAGATAAAGAGCCACAAAGCTTGCGGGGCATGGCAGTTGATGTCATGGAGAAGTTGCTTTCCATTACCAAGACTAAAGGTAAAATAGAAGTATTGCCTTGGGCTAGAGCATATGAACTCGCATTAACTCGTCCAAATACGTTAATCTTTACCATCATACGGACTGAAGAGCGCGAACCACACTTTAAATGGGTTGGTTCAATCGCCCCGATTGGCTTTAATTATATCTGGACATTAAAAACACGCACTGACGTCAAAATAACAAACTGGCAAGAGGCACAAAAATATCACGCAGTTGCCCAACGAAATGGCGCACAATCAATAAAATTAGCCAGTCAGGGATTTGAAGAACTCAAAAACCTCTATCTGATCACCAATTATGGTCAAGGCATTCAAATGGTATTAAATGGCAGGGCTGACTTTTTTCTCGGCAGTGATTTTTTAGCTGGTTTATTTCTGCGTCACTTAAACATTAGTAAAGACCTGTTTACCAAATCATTGCCGCACAGTTACGACGAGTCATTAAATATAGCCTTTAATAAACAGACACCTGATCACCTTGTTAATGATTTTAAAAAGGCACTGGCCCAAATAAAAAAAGATGGTACATTACAAAAAATTGTTGATAAATGGACAAATTAG
- a CDS encoding YybH family protein: MIKSIKAIVILSLLLVSELIYGNELQDDKAAITAQAKAFSQAFVAGDINTIMAIYSPNAKIVDVNQHIESDINAIRRFWAPNPDKKWQLQWHKTESTELIVDGNIASDIGYYSGLSKHPDGRQVEFGGAYVIVWRKIDGVWRMHLDMWNDIEK; the protein is encoded by the coding sequence ATGATAAAGAGTATTAAAGCAATCGTTATTTTATCTTTGCTATTAGTTAGTGAGCTTATATACGGCAATGAACTGCAGGATGACAAGGCTGCTATTACCGCACAAGCTAAGGCGTTTTCTCAGGCATTTGTTGCTGGAGATATAAACACTATCATGGCGATTTATAGCCCGAATGCCAAAATTGTTGATGTTAACCAACACATTGAAAGTGATATTAACGCCATTCGGCGATTCTGGGCGCCTAACCCTGATAAGAAGTGGCAACTACAATGGCATAAAACAGAATCAACAGAGCTTATTGTTGACGGTAATATCGCTAGTGATATCGGTTATTATTCTGGGTTATCAAAACATCCGGATGGCCGGCAAGTAGAGTTTGGCGGTGCTTATGTGATTGTTTGGCGCAAAATAGATGGTGTGTGGCGAATGCATCTTGATATGTGGAATGATATTGAGAAGTAG
- a CDS encoding DUF6172 family protein, with protein MRKTFSLTHEKIKTPRLVDAIKHEVKKYLKRERNKQLPADADFWDFDCRYGATKETADVIHVSQLNKSIDDAASRELTSFYLEILAKTGHRTAKTTDSDEEQLSE; from the coding sequence ATGAGAAAGACATTTTCTTTAACCCACGAAAAAATTAAAACACCAAGACTGGTTGATGCAATCAAACATGAAGTAAAAAAGTACTTAAAAAGAGAAAGAAACAAGCAGCTCCCTGCTGACGCTGATTTCTGGGATTTTGATTGCAGATACGGAGCAACGAAAGAGACTGCCGATGTCATTCATGTTTCGCAACTAAACAAATCAATTGATGATGCGGCAAGTCGCGAATTAACCAGTTTTTATCTGGAAATTTTAGCTAAAACAGGTCACAGAACAGCAAAAACTACAGACTCTGATGAAGAACAACTAAGTGAATAA
- a CDS encoding VF530 family DNA-binding protein, which translates to MSEPTIYENNPLHGLKLETLLAELISHYGWEILAEYTRINCFKNNPSMESSIKFFKKTAWAREKIERFYLYDFKNLPKAPDDQFEIPPRERIIPAHHKPREPKVLIAGNAPEPIVNEKYREDKKPYKQRKSVQQENTPPKNPWENSPK; encoded by the coding sequence ATGAGTGAACCGACAATTTACGAAAATAATCCATTACACGGTTTAAAACTAGAAACCTTATTAGCAGAATTAATATCTCATTATGGTTGGGAAATTTTGGCTGAGTACACTCGAATTAACTGCTTTAAAAACAATCCAAGTATGGAATCGAGTATTAAGTTTTTCAAAAAGACCGCTTGGGCGAGAGAAAAAATCGAACGATTTTATCTCTACGACTTTAAGAATCTACCGAAAGCACCAGATGATCAATTTGAGATCCCGCCACGAGAAAGAATCATTCCTGCGCATCACAAGCCACGCGAACCAAAAGTATTAATTGCTGGCAACGCCCCTGAACCTATTGTGAATGAAAAGTATAGAGAAGATAAAAAACCATACAAACAAAGAAAAAGCGTACAACAAGAAAATACCCCGCCGAAAAATCCATGGGAAAATTCGCCAAAATAA
- a CDS encoding glutaredoxin family protein — protein sequence MKRVVLYITDKCPHCREAQKYLDEHGIKYRLTNAKMQRGRKELDAIGARSVPVLKIGNEVMIGWNLKNFKKLYGVH from the coding sequence ATGAAACGCGTTGTTTTATATATTACCGATAAATGCCCTCATTGCCGTGAAGCGCAAAAGTACTTAGATGAGCATGGCATCAAATACCGATTAACCAATGCGAAAATGCAACGCGGTCGGAAAGAGTTGGACGCCATTGGTGCTCGCTCTGTACCTGTGCTTAAAATCGGTAATGAAGTGATGATCGGTTGGAATCTAAAAAACTTTAAAAAGCTCTATGGTGTACATTAG
- a CDS encoding tetratricopeptide repeat protein yields MDYRESTLCLGTTDKLRCACCGGQTHSVNSIIIYGYYFLEYLPIFPVKRLTQVHCLQCQNVAEVPDNSSDLKLIFSSFALAFFNKLRLISTFTGSFLIVLFLSFYFSEEQKQQRQSQTHIDAPKVNDFYYLDYQKAVGDFRPHHKYRVAKIVDITAGTVSLVYGNYFYPLKATLRNGVGIGHTRRNDYFEQKQHHFSYAELDKLFQQGFIYRVVRPELNYIGRNMSAYMIDGNVVSKLEIVEQAWRYVPGKRQNTQAMALLKATYIEDRFEQAFTLLTRSAELGYAAGQTNLAELYLTGIEGKRDVDSAVYWLFKAALQGYQPAIEKYRVICQLEEACQIADFYQALNEAGTAYTIY; encoded by the coding sequence ATGGATTATCGGGAATCGACATTGTGTTTGGGAACAACAGATAAACTACGCTGCGCGTGTTGTGGTGGTCAAACACATAGTGTTAATTCGATCATTATTTACGGCTATTACTTTCTTGAATACTTACCTATATTTCCTGTTAAGCGTCTTACCCAAGTCCATTGTTTACAATGTCAAAATGTTGCTGAAGTCCCAGATAATTCCTCCGATCTAAAGTTAATTTTTTCAAGCTTTGCCTTAGCATTTTTTAACAAGTTACGCTTGATCAGTACGTTTACCGGTAGCTTTCTGATTGTGTTATTTTTGAGCTTTTATTTTTCAGAAGAACAAAAACAACAGCGCCAAAGCCAAACTCATATTGATGCGCCTAAAGTGAATGACTTTTATTATCTCGATTACCAAAAAGCCGTAGGTGATTTTCGCCCTCATCATAAATACCGTGTGGCTAAAATTGTTGATATTACCGCAGGGACGGTTTCCCTTGTTTACGGTAATTATTTTTACCCGCTAAAGGCTACGTTAAGAAATGGAGTTGGTATAGGGCATACGAGACGTAATGATTATTTTGAGCAAAAACAACATCATTTTTCTTATGCGGAATTAGATAAACTGTTTCAGCAAGGGTTCATTTATCGTGTTGTTAGACCCGAACTTAACTACATTGGCCGGAATATGTCTGCCTATATGATTGATGGTAATGTCGTCAGTAAGCTTGAAATAGTTGAGCAAGCATGGCGCTATGTGCCTGGTAAGCGGCAGAATACCCAAGCAATGGCATTGCTCAAGGCTACTTATATTGAAGATAGATTTGAACAGGCTTTTACTTTATTAACACGTTCGGCAGAATTAGGTTACGCAGCAGGACAAACAAACCTAGCAGAACTTTATTTAACAGGCATTGAAGGTAAAAGAGATGTCGATTCTGCTGTTTATTGGCTGTTTAAAGCCGCATTGCAGGGCTATCAACCCGCTATCGAAAAATATCGTGTGATATGCCAATTAGAAGAAGCCTGTCAGATAGCAGACTTCTATCAAGCATTAAATGAAGCAGGTACTGCGTATACTATTTATTAA
- a CDS encoding DUF4250 domain-containing protein has protein sequence MTKCIHMDANILLGIANDRLRHECSSLHSLAAMMDVNERQLENRLAEIGFHYEQGLNQFMPDIK, from the coding sequence ATGACAAAATGCATTCACATGGATGCCAACATATTACTGGGTATTGCCAATGATAGACTGCGTCATGAATGCTCAAGTTTACATAGTCTAGCTGCGATGATGGATGTTAACGAACGGCAACTGGAAAATAGACTCGCAGAAATTGGTTTTCATTATGAACAAGGGTTGAACCAATTTATGCCAGATATTAAATAG
- a CDS encoding DUF2239 family protein produces MNNDYIALYNNALIARGDLASIVKATKAIDKDIEPYVFEFESCKRIDLNWHGDEKAVLASLQEEQPTTTGKRGRPKLGVKSKEVTLLPRHWQWLAMQRGGASVTLRRLVDEAMKNPPIEQQIKLKQNQLYNLLSVMADEPGFENASRALYRNELSAFETAIQSWSKDIAELLIEKFNEIVHLQQGKHDDR; encoded by the coding sequence ATGAACAACGATTATATTGCACTTTATAACAACGCATTGATTGCCCGAGGTGATCTGGCATCAATAGTGAAAGCGACTAAAGCGATCGACAAGGATATTGAACCCTATGTTTTTGAGTTCGAGTCTTGCAAGCGCATTGATTTAAACTGGCATGGTGACGAAAAGGCCGTACTCGCTAGCCTGCAAGAAGAACAACCAACAACGACGGGTAAACGTGGCCGTCCAAAGCTGGGGGTAAAATCGAAAGAAGTCACTCTACTGCCCAGACATTGGCAGTGGTTGGCGATGCAGCGAGGCGGAGCCTCTGTCACCTTAAGACGCTTAGTTGACGAGGCGATGAAAAATCCCCCGATTGAACAACAGATAAAGTTAAAACAAAATCAGCTTTATAATCTACTGTCTGTAATGGCCGACGAACCTGGCTTTGAAAACGCCAGTCGCGCGCTTTATCGAAACGAACTCAGTGCTTTTGAAACAGCTATTCAAAGCTGGTCAAAAGATATCGCCGAACTACTAATAGAGAAATTTAACGAAATTGTTCATTTACAGCAAGGAAAGCATGATGACAGATAA
- a CDS encoding MATE family efflux transporter has product MMTDKTNTNVYLDGALGAAFAKTAMPIIIMMLVNGSFNLVDAYFLGIFVGAEALTAVTSMFPLFMLMVALSTLVSNGFSSVMSRLLGAGKLSEAKQAFAQAISLSLIVCGLLMSFFLLFGQQLTLAANNGNNELATMSINYMAMLIYCSPLMFILTINSDSLRCEGFAGFIALVSLLTVLLNGTLNYLFIAILDYGVIGSAYGTVLAQLLALALVAGFRYSSRNRNALPTIQLSMNRSHWREFLALGAPSSLNYLGVALTSAAVLYNLQHWMNADYATTVSAYGIITRLMTFVFLPLLGLSMAFQSITGNNIGAKQYQRTNHCIKIALVSALVYCVVIEVLLQLLNDRLGGFFVNDIAVINEVSRILPITTLALFLLGPLMMITMFFQSIGDAVRASILGLSKTYLFALPLVFILPAVIGEQGVWYAGPTAEILALTLTLTVLYQRSRRHNYRFGLLYNDSK; this is encoded by the coding sequence ATGATGACAGATAAAACCAACACCAATGTATACTTAGACGGCGCGCTCGGTGCGGCTTTTGCTAAAACCGCAATGCCAATTATTATTATGATGCTGGTTAACGGCTCATTTAATTTAGTTGACGCCTATTTTCTAGGGATATTTGTCGGCGCAGAAGCGCTGACAGCGGTCACCTCAATGTTTCCGTTATTTATGTTGATGGTGGCACTATCTACTCTGGTTTCAAATGGTTTTTCCAGTGTGATGTCCCGTCTACTTGGCGCAGGCAAGCTGAGTGAAGCGAAACAAGCCTTTGCTCAGGCAATTAGCTTGTCACTGATAGTCTGCGGGCTGTTGATGAGCTTTTTTCTGTTATTTGGTCAACAGCTAACCCTGGCAGCCAATAATGGCAATAACGAGCTGGCAACCATGAGTATTAATTACATGGCAATGCTCATTTATTGTTCTCCGCTAATGTTCATTCTTACCATTAATAGCGACTCACTACGCTGTGAAGGTTTCGCTGGTTTTATCGCCTTGGTTTCGCTACTAACAGTACTGCTTAACGGCACCCTTAACTACCTGTTTATTGCGATACTGGACTATGGCGTTATTGGCTCAGCCTACGGCACAGTGCTCGCGCAGCTATTGGCATTAGCGCTTGTTGCGGGTTTTCGTTATTCAAGCCGCAACCGCAACGCTTTACCTACTATACAGCTATCAATGAATCGCAGCCATTGGCGTGAGTTTTTAGCGCTTGGCGCGCCATCAAGCTTAAATTATTTAGGTGTAGCCCTAACTTCTGCCGCTGTGCTATATAACCTACAACACTGGATGAACGCGGATTATGCCACCACCGTGAGTGCTTACGGTATTATTACCCGGTTAATGACCTTTGTATTTCTGCCGTTACTTGGTTTAAGTATGGCGTTTCAAAGTATTACCGGTAATAACATAGGTGCCAAACAGTATCAACGCACCAACCACTGCATAAAAATAGCCTTGGTTTCAGCCTTAGTTTACTGCGTGGTGATAGAAGTATTATTACAACTGTTAAATGATCGCTTAGGTGGATTCTTTGTTAACGATATTGCAGTAATTAATGAAGTGAGCCGGATTTTACCGATAACGACACTCGCCCTGTTTTTACTCGGGCCACTGATGATGATCACCATGTTTTTCCAAAGCATTGGTGATGCGGTACGAGCCAGTATTTTAGGACTATCTAAAACATATTTGTTTGCCCTGCCTCTCGTGTTTATTCTACCAGCAGTTATTGGCGAGCAAGGGGTCTGGTATGCAGGACCAACGGCAGAAATTCTGGCGCTAACACTCACATTAACCGTACTATACCAACGTTCTCGTCGTCATAACTATCGTTTTGGCTTGCTTTATAACGATTCAAAGTAA
- a CDS encoding alpha/beta hydrolase has product MQKINLNIVSLLITFVSLFSYANENKDIKEVIHSNTLNEDRTITVILPEPYNEDKETTYPVIYLLDGDQKLDFPAEVVKRLSTLNMIPNLIIVAIDNTNRRRDFVPSTDENNNGPHKFISFMEKELIPFIDNKYRTKNYKILAGHSLAGLLTLYTFQHKPELFQAHFAFSPSLGSDNDITKEKVINFLNKNKQHHNYLYVNLGREGLIAGDEGLFAMRKNFIDLSNVLSNSQVNALRFKTELLEDEHHFTTYLIGFHRALMDLYKNWFVPMEVSKEGVAAIKKRYQKLSSQLGYEVTPHEGWVFVSGLINDRMFNDKKQAYDIHKYNVQLHPTNIRALSTMASMYEEFNEVEPAIDLLNKAIALENKDSENYQRLNRKIEDLKAKL; this is encoded by the coding sequence ATGCAAAAAATAAATCTGAATATTGTCAGTTTACTCATCACATTTGTTAGCCTCTTCTCCTACGCTAATGAAAATAAAGATATAAAGGAAGTTATCCACTCAAATACTCTGAATGAAGACAGAACCATTACAGTCATTTTGCCTGAACCCTATAACGAAGATAAAGAAACCACTTACCCTGTTATTTACCTTTTAGATGGAGATCAGAAGTTAGATTTTCCAGCGGAAGTTGTCAAAAGGCTATCAACTTTAAACATGATTCCTAACTTAATTATCGTCGCCATAGATAACACTAACCGTAGAAGAGATTTTGTACCTAGCACAGATGAAAATAATAACGGTCCACATAAATTTATTAGTTTTATGGAGAAAGAACTCATTCCCTTTATCGATAATAAATACAGAACCAAAAACTATAAAATATTAGCAGGTCATTCTCTAGCTGGATTACTCACGCTCTATACATTTCAACATAAGCCAGAGCTATTTCAAGCTCATTTCGCTTTCAGTCCATCATTAGGCTCAGATAACGATATAACTAAAGAAAAAGTCATAAATTTTTTAAATAAGAATAAACAACACCATAATTATCTTTATGTAAACTTAGGTAGAGAGGGATTAATTGCTGGAGATGAGGGGTTATTTGCAATGAGGAAGAACTTCATTGACCTTTCTAATGTACTATCTAATAGTCAGGTAAACGCATTAAGATTTAAAACAGAATTACTTGAAGACGAACACCATTTTACGACTTATTTAATAGGTTTTCACCGAGCATTAATGGATTTATACAAGAATTGGTTTGTACCTATGGAAGTATCAAAAGAAGGTGTAGCTGCAATTAAAAAACGCTATCAAAAGTTATCATCACAACTAGGTTATGAAGTTACACCACATGAAGGTTGGGTATTTGTTTCTGGATTAATTAACGACAGAATGTTTAATGATAAAAAGCAAGCTTATGACATACATAAGTACAATGTCCAATTACATCCAACAAATATTAGGGCATTATCAACAATGGCAAGCATGTATGAAGAATTTAATGAAGTTGAACCTGCAATTGATTTATTAAATAAAGCTATTGCTCTTGAAAACAAGGACAGCGAAAACTATCAAAGATTAAACAGGAAAATAGAGGATTTAAAGGCCAAACTTTAA
- a CDS encoding type II toxin-antitoxin system Phd/YefM family antitoxin: MNIKPISYMKANAAKLHDELEFEPMHVTQNGHEYLVVQTAEAYQMQQEKMAFMELIIKREINISKGKVSDLDEFLTSI, translated from the coding sequence ATGAACATAAAACCCATCAGCTACATGAAAGCCAATGCAGCCAAATTACATGATGAACTTGAATTTGAGCCAATGCATGTCACACAGAACGGACATGAATATTTAGTCGTACAAACAGCAGAAGCTTACCAAATGCAACAAGAAAAAATGGCTTTTATGGAGTTAATTATTAAGCGAGAAATAAACATTTCTAAAGGTAAAGTCAGTGATTTAGATGAGTTCTTAACTTCAATTTAG
- a CDS encoding type II toxin-antitoxin system RelE/ParE family toxin, producing the protein MKFLIENNAKIDIRLAIDWLAKKVPNEKAKAIVISTIQDVKNQLIVHSDSGKKCQFDFVGKYREIIKNDYRTIYKIDKKKNEIIIILFCHTRMNFQALLSQSNIYNKDHN; encoded by the coding sequence ATGAAATTTTTAATCGAAAACAATGCCAAAATTGATATTAGGTTAGCAATAGATTGGCTTGCTAAAAAAGTACCTAATGAAAAAGCGAAAGCAATCGTTATTTCTACCATTCAAGATGTAAAGAACCAGCTTATTGTTCACTCAGATTCCGGCAAAAAATGCCAATTTGATTTTGTAGGTAAATACCGAGAAATTATTAAAAATGATTACCGCACTATCTATAAAATTGACAAGAAAAAGAACGAAATAATCATTATCCTGTTTTGTCATACTCGGATGAATTTTCAAGCCTTACTGTCACAAAGTAATATTTATAATAAAGATCATAATTAG